The Gasterosteus aculeatus chromosome 17, fGasAcu3.hap1.1, whole genome shotgun sequence genome includes a window with the following:
- the LOC120835150 gene encoding guanine nucleotide-binding protein G(s) subunit alpha isoform X2 — MGCLGNSKTEDQRNEEKAQREANKKIEKQLQKDKQIYRATHRLLLLGAGESGKSTIVKQMRILHVNGFNAEEKKQKIHDIKNNIKEAIETIVAAMTTLTPPCQIACPANRSRFEYVLNRVLQKDFEFSSEFYDHTKILWQDEGVRACWERSNEYQLIDCAQYFLDRIDVVRQSDYTPTDQDLLRCRVLTSGIFETRFQIDKVNFHMFDVGGQRDERRKWIQCFNDVTAIIFVVASSSYNMVIREDNQTNRLQEALNLFKNIWNNRWLRTISVILFLNKQDLLAEKVLAGKSKIEEYFPEFARYTTPDDAIPEPGEDPRVTRAKYFIRDEFLRISTASGDGRHYCYPHFTCAVDTENIRRVFNDCRDIIQRMHLRQYELL, encoded by the exons ATGGGCTGTCTGGGCAATAGTAAGACCGAAGACCAACGCAATGAGGAGAAGGCGCAGAGGGAAGCCAACAAAAAGATAGAGAAGCAGCTCCAAAAGGACAAACAGATTTACCGGGCGACTCACCGGCTGCTGCTGTTAG GGGCCGGTGAATCCGGGAAAAGCACGATAGTCAAACAGATGCGAATACTGCACGTTAATGGCTTCAACGCAGA ggagaaaaaacagaaaatccacgatattaaaaacaacattaaagaaGCTATAGAG ACGATAGTCGCCGCCATGACAACGCTGACACCGCCTTGCCAAATAGCCTGTCCCGCAAACCGGAGCCGCTTCGAATACGTCCTCAACCGAGTCCTCCAGAAGGATTTTGAGTTTTCTTCG GAGTTTTACGACCATACAAAGATCCTCTGGCAGGACGAGGGCGTGCGGGCCTGCTGGGAAAGGTCCAACGAATATCAACTCATCGACTGCGCGCAGTA CTTCTTGGACAGGATCGATGTGGTCAGGCAGAGTGATTACACACCCACTGATCAG GACCTGTTGCGGTGCCGAGTGCTGACATCTGGGATCTTTGAGACACGATTTCAAATAGACAAAGTCAATTTCCA CATGTTTGACGTTGGAGGTCAAAGGGATGAACGTCGAAAATGGATTCAGTGTTTTAACG ATGTGACCGCCATCATCTTTGTGGTGGCGAGTAGCAGCTACAACATGGTGATCAGAGAAGACAATCAGACCAACAGACTGCAGGAAGCCCTCAACCTTTTCAAGAACATTTGGAACAACCG GTGGCTACGGACCATTTCGGTAATCCTCTTCCTGAACAAACAGGACCTGCTCGCTGAGAAGGTGTTGGCAGGCAAATCTAAGATTGAGGAGTATTTTCCGGAGTTTGCACGCTACACTACACCCGATGACG CAATACCTGAGCCAGGTGAGGACCCCCGAGTCACGAGGGCAAAATACTTCATTCGGGATGAGTTTCTG AGGATCAGTACAGCCAGCGGGGACGGGCGGCATTACTGTTACCCCCACTTCACCTGCGCCGTGGACACAGAAAACATCCGCCGCGTCTTCAATGACTGTCGCGACATCATACAGAGGATGCACCTTCGGCAGTACGAGCTCTTGTGA
- the LOC120835150 gene encoding guanine nucleotide-binding protein G(s) subunit alpha isoform X1, which translates to MGCLGNSKTEDQRNEEKAQREANKKIEKQLQKDKQIYRATHRLLLLGAGESGKSTIVKQMRILHVNGFNAEEKKQKIHDIKNNIKEAIETIVAAMTTLTPPCQIACPANRSRFEYVLNRVLQKDFEFSSEFYDHTKILWQDEGVRACWERSNEYQLIDCAQYFLDRIDVVRQSDYTPTDQDLLRCRVLTSGIFETRFQIDKVNFHMFDVGGQRDERRKWIQCFNDVTAIIFVVASSSYNMVIREDNQTNRLQEALNLFKNIWNNRLGSHALVLGWLRTISVILFLNKQDLLAEKVLAGKSKIEEYFPEFARYTTPDDAIPEPGEDPRVTRAKYFIRDEFLRISTASGDGRHYCYPHFTCAVDTENIRRVFNDCRDIIQRMHLRQYELL; encoded by the exons ATGGGCTGTCTGGGCAATAGTAAGACCGAAGACCAACGCAATGAGGAGAAGGCGCAGAGGGAAGCCAACAAAAAGATAGAGAAGCAGCTCCAAAAGGACAAACAGATTTACCGGGCGACTCACCGGCTGCTGCTGTTAG GGGCCGGTGAATCCGGGAAAAGCACGATAGTCAAACAGATGCGAATACTGCACGTTAATGGCTTCAACGCAGA ggagaaaaaacagaaaatccacgatattaaaaacaacattaaagaaGCTATAGAG ACGATAGTCGCCGCCATGACAACGCTGACACCGCCTTGCCAAATAGCCTGTCCCGCAAACCGGAGCCGCTTCGAATACGTCCTCAACCGAGTCCTCCAGAAGGATTTTGAGTTTTCTTCG GAGTTTTACGACCATACAAAGATCCTCTGGCAGGACGAGGGCGTGCGGGCCTGCTGGGAAAGGTCCAACGAATATCAACTCATCGACTGCGCGCAGTA CTTCTTGGACAGGATCGATGTGGTCAGGCAGAGTGATTACACACCCACTGATCAG GACCTGTTGCGGTGCCGAGTGCTGACATCTGGGATCTTTGAGACACGATTTCAAATAGACAAAGTCAATTTCCA CATGTTTGACGTTGGAGGTCAAAGGGATGAACGTCGAAAATGGATTCAGTGTTTTAACG ATGTGACCGCCATCATCTTTGTGGTGGCGAGTAGCAGCTACAACATGGTGATCAGAGAAGACAATCAGACCAACAGACTGCAGGAAGCCCTCAACCTTTTCAAGAACATTTGGAACAACCGGTTAGGATCGCACGCGCTAGTGTTGGG GTGGCTACGGACCATTTCGGTAATCCTCTTCCTGAACAAACAGGACCTGCTCGCTGAGAAGGTGTTGGCAGGCAAATCTAAGATTGAGGAGTATTTTCCGGAGTTTGCACGCTACACTACACCCGATGACG CAATACCTGAGCCAGGTGAGGACCCCCGAGTCACGAGGGCAAAATACTTCATTCGGGATGAGTTTCTG AGGATCAGTACAGCCAGCGGGGACGGGCGGCATTACTGTTACCCCCACTTCACCTGCGCCGTGGACACAGAAAACATCCGCCGCGTCTTCAATGACTGTCGCGACATCATACAGAGGATGCACCTTCGGCAGTACGAGCTCTTGTGA